A genome region from Thalassococcus arenae includes the following:
- the moaB gene encoding molybdenum cofactor biosynthesis protein B, with product MSRIDETKEFIPVRIAVLTVSDTRSVSEDRSGDTLVARIEAAGHVLADRQIVKDERDEIAAQLRAWIADPGIDVVISTGGTGLTGRDVTVEAHRDVYEKEIDAFGTVFTMISFGKIGTSAVQSRATGGVAGGTYLFALPGSPGACKDAWDEILALQLDYRHRPCNFVEIFPRLDEHRRRK from the coding sequence ATGTCCCGAATCGACGAAACCAAGGAATTCATCCCGGTCCGCATCGCGGTTCTGACGGTCAGCGACACGCGCTCGGTGTCCGAGGACCGTTCTGGCGACACGCTGGTGGCGCGGATCGAAGCTGCGGGTCACGTGCTGGCGGACCGCCAGATCGTCAAGGACGAGCGTGACGAGATCGCGGCGCAGCTGCGCGCCTGGATCGCCGATCCCGGCATCGACGTGGTGATTTCCACCGGCGGCACCGGGCTGACGGGGCGCGACGTGACCGTCGAGGCGCATCGCGATGTCTATGAAAAGGAAATCGACGCCTTCGGCACGGTGTTCACGATGATCTCGTTCGGCAAGATCGGCACCAGCGCCGTGCAAAGCCGCGCCACGGGGGGCGTGGCGGGCGGCACCTACCTGTTCGCGCTGCCGGGTAGCCCCGGCGCCTGCAAGGATGCATGGGACGAAATCCTGGCGCTTCAGCTGGATTACCGGCACCGCCCCTGCAACTTTGTCGAGATTTTTCCCCGGCTGGACGAACATCGGCGACGGAAATGA
- a CDS encoding efflux RND transporter periplasmic adaptor subunit codes for MRFLRRSLTGLFLLSLTLGLLLWAGVLVRDAVEARLSDEPGAPPARERVFSVNVVTIRPDTEVPVLTAFGTVQSRRTLELRAAMGGTLIDLSPDFVDGGRVSQGALLARVDPADAQAAVDRAGSEVLDAQAEQREADRALRLAVDELASAEEQVALREQALRRQQDLLARNVGTAAAVETAELAASSARQAVLTQRRAVAQAESRIDQAATRLNRAEIALAEAERRLADTEIRAGFAGTLSDVSVVAGRLVSQNEKLAELVDPDALEVAFRISTPQYTRLLSETGALRSAPVKVTLDVLGVDLTASGTLIRESAAVAEGQTGRLLFASLDAPRGLKPGDFVTVSIEEPPLPFVSRLPATAVDAAGTVLVLGEDDRLETASVNVLRRQGNDVLVRARDLAGREVVAERTPLLGAGIKVRPLRSDNAEPVAPEMLELTDERRAKLRAFVETNNRMPAEAKTRILTTLEQKMVPAEMVQRIESRMGG; via the coding sequence ATGCGTTTCTTGAGGCGAAGCCTGACGGGGCTGTTCCTTTTGTCCCTGACCTTGGGCCTTCTGCTCTGGGCCGGCGTTCTTGTCCGCGATGCGGTCGAGGCGCGCCTTTCCGACGAACCGGGCGCGCCACCCGCCCGCGAAAGGGTCTTTTCCGTCAACGTCGTGACGATCCGGCCGGATACCGAGGTGCCGGTCCTGACCGCCTTCGGCACGGTGCAAAGCCGCCGCACCCTGGAACTGCGCGCTGCGATGGGTGGAACGCTGATCGACCTGTCGCCCGATTTCGTCGATGGCGGACGGGTGAGCCAGGGCGCATTGCTGGCCCGGGTCGATCCCGCGGATGCCCAGGCCGCAGTGGACCGCGCCGGAAGCGAAGTGCTGGACGCACAAGCCGAACAGCGCGAGGCCGACAGGGCCTTGCGGCTGGCGGTCGACGAACTGGCCTCGGCCGAGGAACAAGTGGCCTTGCGCGAACAGGCGCTGCGGCGGCAGCAGGATCTGCTGGCGCGCAACGTCGGCACCGCAGCGGCGGTCGAGACGGCGGAACTTGCGGCCTCGTCGGCGCGGCAGGCGGTGCTGACGCAACGCCGCGCCGTGGCGCAGGCCGAATCGCGCATCGATCAGGCCGCGACACGGTTGAACCGCGCCGAGATCGCGCTGGCCGAGGCCGAGCGGCGGCTGGCCGATACCGAGATCCGTGCAGGCTTTGCCGGCACGCTGAGCGACGTGTCTGTGGTGGCTGGGCGTCTGGTGTCGCAAAACGAAAAGCTGGCCGAACTGGTCGACCCGGACGCGCTGGAAGTCGCGTTTCGCATCTCGACGCCGCAATACACCCGGCTGCTGTCTGAAACCGGTGCCTTGCGGTCTGCACCGGTCAAGGTGACGCTGGATGTGCTGGGTGTCGATCTGACCGCCAGCGGGACGCTGATCCGCGAAAGCGCGGCGGTGGCCGAAGGCCAGACAGGGCGGTTGCTGTTTGCATCGCTGGACGCGCCGCGCGGGCTGAAGCCGGGCGATTTCGTGACCGTTTCGATCGAGGAGCCGCCCTTGCCATTCGTTTCGCGTTTGCCGGCGACCGCCGTCGACGCCGCCGGCACCGTGCTGGTATTGGGCGAAGACGATCGCCTGGAAACGGCGTCGGTGAACGTATTGCGCCGCCAGGGCAACGATGTGCTGGTCCGCGCGCGCGACCTGGCCGGGCGCGAGGTGGTGGCGGAACGCACGCCGCTGCTGGGGGCCGGGATCAAGGTGCGCCCGTTGCGCAGCGACAACGCCGAACCGGTGGCCCCCGAGATGCTGGAGCTGACCGACGAGCGCCGCGCCAAGCTGCGGGCCTTCGTCGAGACCAACAACCGAATGCCGGCCGAAGCCAAGACCCGCATCCTGACCACCCTGGAACAGAAGATGGTCCCGGCCGAGATGGTGCAGCGGATCGAATCCCGGATGGGGGGCTGA
- a CDS encoding aspartate carbamoyltransferase catalytic subunit, translating to MRFDQRHLLGIDPLRPDEITTLLDLADQYVTLSRRRDKHANALAGLTQVNMFFENSTRTQASFEIAGKRLGADVMNMSMQASSIKKGETLIDTAMTLNAMHPDLLVVRHPQSGAVALLAQKVNCAVLNAGDGRHEHPTQALLDALTIRRAKGRLHRLTIAICGDIAHSRVARSNILLLHKMENRIRLVGPRTLMPAGIDAFGVEVYEDMNEGLKDADVVMMLRLQKERMDGGFIPSEREYYHRFGLDGEKLARAKPDAIVMHPGPMNRGVEIDGTLADDINRSVIQDQVEMGVAVRMAAMDLLARNLRARPKEIVA from the coding sequence ATGCGGTTCGATCAGCGGCATCTTCTGGGCATCGACCCGCTTCGCCCGGACGAAATCACCACGCTTCTCGATCTGGCCGACCAATACGTCACCCTGTCCCGCCGCCGCGACAAGCACGCCAACGCCCTGGCCGGACTGACCCAGGTCAACATGTTCTTCGAAAACTCGACACGCACCCAGGCCAGCTTCGAGATCGCGGGCAAGCGGCTGGGCGCGGACGTGATGAACATGTCGATGCAGGCCAGTTCCATCAAGAAGGGCGAGACCCTGATCGACACCGCGATGACGCTGAACGCCATGCATCCCGACCTGCTGGTCGTGCGCCACCCGCAATCGGGTGCCGTGGCCCTGCTGGCGCAAAAGGTGAATTGCGCGGTGCTGAACGCTGGCGACGGGCGGCACGAACATCCCACCCAGGCGCTGCTGGACGCGCTGACGATCCGCCGCGCCAAGGGGCGGTTGCACCGGCTGACCATCGCGATCTGCGGCGACATCGCCCATTCCCGCGTGGCGCGGTCGAACATCCTGCTGCTGCACAAGATGGAAAACCGCATCCGCCTGGTCGGGCCGCGCACGTTGATGCCCGCCGGGATCGACGCGTTCGGCGTCGAGGTCTACGAGGACATGAACGAGGGCCTCAAGGATGCCGACGTGGTCATGATGCTGCGGCTGCAGAAGGAACGCATGGATGGCGGCTTCATCCCGTCCGAGCGCGAATACTACCACCGCTTCGGGCTGGACGGGGAAAAGCTGGCCAGGGCCAAGCCCGACGCCATCGTCATGCATCCCGGCCCGATGAACCGGGGCGTCGAGATCGACGGCACGCTGGCCGACGACATCAACCGCTCGGTCATCCAGGACCAGGTGGAAATGGGGGTCGCCGTGCGCATGGCGGCCATGGATTTGCTGGCGCGCAATCTGCGTGCCCGGCCCAAGGAGATCGTGG
- a CDS encoding uracil-DNA glycosylase, producing MESALDWHAARAALDWQREMGVDEALEDAPVDRFAAEESARAQPAKPKAAALAAPALAPQADPVAEAEIAARNAPDLGALRDAMDAYPHCELRRGARNLVFADGAAGSRVMIVGEAPGRDEDLQGKPFVGRAGQLLDRMLAAIGLSRADNVYITNVMPWRPPQNRDPKPDEIAMMKPFLKRHIALAEPDFLVIMGNVSCDALLGKRGITRLRGNWTEAEGRPALPMFHPAYLLRQPHLKREAWADLLELSARLDATK from the coding sequence ATGGAATCGGCACTGGATTGGCACGCGGCCCGCGCCGCGTTGGACTGGCAACGCGAGATGGGCGTGGACGAGGCGCTGGAAGATGCGCCGGTCGACCGCTTTGCCGCGGAAGAGTCGGCGCGCGCGCAGCCGGCCAAACCGAAAGCAGCGGCGTTGGCGGCGCCGGCGCTTGCGCCGCAGGCCGATCCTGTGGCCGAGGCCGAGATCGCTGCGCGCAACGCGCCGGACCTGGGCGCGCTGCGCGACGCGATGGATGCCTACCCGCACTGCGAACTGCGGCGCGGCGCGCGCAACCTGGTTTTCGCCGATGGCGCCGCCGGTTCCCGCGTGATGATCGTGGGCGAAGCGCCCGGGCGCGACGAAGACCTGCAGGGAAAACCCTTTGTCGGCCGCGCCGGGCAGTTGCTGGACCGGATGCTGGCGGCCATCGGGCTCAGCCGCGCGGACAACGTCTATATCACCAACGTCATGCCCTGGCGTCCGCCGCAGAACCGCGACCCGAAGCCCGATGAAATCGCGATGATGAAGCCGTTCCTCAAGCGGCACATCGCCCTGGCCGAGCCGGATTTCCTGGTCATCATGGGCAACGTTTCCTGCGATGCGCTGCTGGGCAAGCGCGGGATCACCCGGCTGCGCGGAAACTGGACCGAGGCCGAGGGCCGCCCTGCCTTGCCGATGTTTCACCCCGCCTACCTGCTGCGCCAGCCGCATCTCAAGCGCGAGGCCTGGGCCGATCTGCTTGAGCTGAGCGCGCGGCTGGACGCCACGAAGTGA